The Pyrus communis chromosome 14, drPyrComm1.1, whole genome shotgun sequence sequence TTGAGATGAATACATCGCTGCGGGTTCCGCAATACACGTTCGTATGTTTAGTAGTTCTTGAATTGATTTGGCTTTTAGTTAAGGTGATACAGTTAACAAGTTATGATGGacaatgtttttaaaatgataacAAATATACGCCGTTTATGAATTTAGGTACTTGATATTAGGTGCATTATCTGCGAGGTTTTCTTTCGTCACTATGGAGTAGGTTTTTCGCTTCGTATGGGACCAGAATCTTCTTTTGTTAGTGCTTTTTAAGTAAAAGGGACTGACCGGCAGATGAACATTGTTGGGGTATTGTCTGATGGTATGTCATTCTTGTAGAATGATCTTTATGGAGAGCATTTTATACACGCAGCTTGAGTTCTGTCGGCTAATTATCCATGCAAAGGTTCATTGAGATTTGTCTTAAAAGTGAATATGGGGGTGGGAGTGGAGCATTTTTCAAGTAGAAGTTATAGAACCTGCGAGAGCATTATGTGAAAACACAAATATCATCATTTTATAGAAATGTAGGGGCACACCTTTTAGTGGCTTTTGTGTCCTGCATTAAATTTGAAATACTGTTTCATTGTTGTGAAGCTTAATAAAAAACACTACTTACACGTATCAGCCACTGAACTTTCATACGCTAGAAATTGCTTGGTGCTcttctttaattataaattttcagaaaatgaaAGCAATTGAAGCTGGAGAGGAAAGAGCCAGTTTCTGGAGAATCTAGTTTTTATGTCTATAGCAACTGAAAGATCAGGCTCTCCAACTCATATTGGTTCCTCTTTGTATATCATATAAACTTTGGCTAATTCCATTGACATTGTGTGTGAACAGATTGGAGTGTGCAAGCAACCGTTAGCTGGATACTGTCTCagttctttgggagtcaaaatgTATCCATTATTGCTGAAGAAGATGTACAAACGCTCTCTCAGGCTGACTCAGCAGGTTTGCTGGAAGCTGTTGTAAACACTGTTAACGAATGCTTAGCTGGAGCACCCAAGTATGGTCTTAAAAGTCCACCAAAATCCCTCAACACCGCTCAAGTTCTTGAGGCTATCAGCCGATGCAACTCAGAGGGAGGCCCCAAAGGTAGACATTGGGTACTTGATCCTATTGACGGAACATTAGGGTTTGTACGTGGGGATCAATATGCTGTAGCTTTAGCATTGATTGAGGATGGAAAAGTTGTTATTGGAGTACTTGGGTGCCCAAATTACCCAATGAAGAAGGAATTGCTCAGTTATCATTATCAGTACCATGAAACCATGTCAAGGTTGTCTCCACCTTCTGAGGATATGTGGGAAAGAGGTTGTGTGATGTATGCGAGGAGGGGCAGTGGTGAGGCATGGATGCAGCCACCAATCCATGGGGATAAGAAGTTTGTGTGGCCGAATTCTGCAAGACTTGTTCGGGTTTCTTCCATCGATGACCCCGCACTGGCCACTTGTTGTGAACCTGTCGAGAAAGCAAATTCAGACCACTCCTTTACAGCAGGACTTGCTCACAGCGTAGGGTTTAGGTACATAGTTACTTAATTATTTCTATACATCAACGTGCATGGTTGTCGGTCTAACAAATGAAACCATCACATAATGAAAAAGGCAAAGAGTAATGGGAGGAGAAAACTGCAAATAGAAGAGTGAAATGAGTTATTAAGTAGAAGAGCACTTCCCCTTTctagtttcttttttattacGTATAAGAggtaaaataaaaagatatttCCAGTTTGACGACATTGCTTTATAAAAACCTAATACACTGTTTAATGATATGAGTGATTTTCCATCACAAGTATTGCCTAGGTTGTTGTCCTGCTGTTGTTTGTTTCTTCTGTTTCTTGGTCCTGTTTTTCAAGTTCTGAGAAATTGGATAAAGTAAGAGATTATATTAACAAGTATGTCTATTGTCTGTTATCTggaattttttaatagttaCCCTGCTTTTCTTCGAGGCAATTGCTTAatgatatgttttttttaagtacaaggCAATGTGATCGATGGTCAATTAAGGTTAAAAATGAGTTTACCGCAAAGTATcctaattttttcctttttgttgtaATCAGTTGTACCTTCTCCAATGAGTTTCTTATCTTTCTCTGGTTGGCAAATGATGTGAATCTCAAAGCCACCTTGCCACCTTACATGTCTTTTTTACTGGGGTAGGAAGATATTGGCAACTATAGTTTTACTTGTGCTCTAATTGATATTGTCCTTTCATATCATATGGTAGAAATCAACCCCTCCGTGTCTATAGCATGGTGAAATATGCAGCCATAGCTCGAGGAGATGCTGAGCTATTCATGAAGTTTGCAAGGACTGGATACAAGGAGAAGATATGGGATCACGCTGCTGGTGTTGTCATTGTAGAAGAGGCCGGAGGTGTCGTAACTGATGCTGGAGGGCGTCCCCTGGACTTTTCAAAAGGACCTTACTTAGAAGGACTTGACAGGGGCATAGTTGTTTGTTCTGGGCCAACACTGCATGAGAAAATCATTGATGCCGTGTATGCCAGCTGGGACTCTTCTAATTTATGAGGCTTTCTGTTCCATGCCAACGGACCGCAGTGGCAGTAAATTTTGCGATTTTGGTAAGGTAAGGTCATATAGTAGTATTTGTTTTACATTACAAAAGAACTTCATCACAGTCTGATCCACCATACAATAGAACTTGCTGAGTCAGTGGCTTATAAGTGAGCTAGTTGTATGACTCGATGTCTTTTTGGGATCGTCTGATGAAGCATTTCTCCCCTGTTTGCTTCATGGATGGAAACAGAAGGGAAGTGAATAATTCCAGACCTCTTTTAACAAATGCAGTGGgagtttttcaaaacatatgaAAGCAAGAACTCCTCTTTCTACTTATGCATCACATACATGAATCTTGCCAAATTAGGTTCATTGTACATCTCATTTCTATCTCTCACATATTTCAACACCCTCAAATTTCCCAATATTTCTCTCTTCATTATAAATTTGAGACTCAAATCTCCTGCTTCCAATGTCACCTACCTTTCTCTCCCCAGTTGGACAATTGTTTGACAGGGCTGACTTAATAAGTAGTTATTTGTAAATGCTGGAACTCAAAAGTCCCAACAGTTTGGATACCGAAGAGAATTCCttgtaaatttgaaaaaggtTCCGTATGGTAAACTTGGTTGCATTGCACATACTCACTAACCTGGTTGCTCATTTGTATCCTTTACTGAGCTTTGTGCGAAGAAATATTTACGCCTCTTTGAAATCTTTCAGGGCAAGCAATTTGCTGAGAAGGATTCTTGACGACATTCATATGCTAACGCCAAGGTCAAGTTTATAGACGGAAGTATTTCGTCTGGTGACGTGTTCAACTGAGTTCAGGAAAATGGCACTGTTATATTGCTGCTCAATAGTCAAATATTTATCAGTAAGATCTTCAAAGTAAAATTTTTTGCAACAGCAGTCACATTTCAATAAAATATCGGTGCATATAAATCACTTTCACTGGATAGCTGCACCCAGTTGATGGCTGCTAGGGGTGTAGCAATTTGGGTTCACAGTTTTGTCTAGCATTCAGTCTACAGAAATCAGGTGATGATCATTTTGTTgagccaaaaaagaaaaagaaacagttTTTACCAAAATActccttatttttttcttaCGGCATTACCTTCTATTGATGTTTTAAGCTACGATTTTGCTTATCCGGTGAACCCATGAGATCGCTGTTCATATTTAGTCAACTTAGTTGTTTCAGTTTACCCAAACTTTGATGTCTGCGAGCTGATTGGCGCCTAAACTAGTAATTTAGCTGTATTATGCGCTGGTTTTTTTATCGTAATTTTCGCCACAGGATAGAGTATCAGTTAGCCTCAGTTGTTAAATTGATTTAGCACCTGTTGTTTCCTCCAAAAGCCAGGGAGTGCTCGGTGGCTGTAGCTTGGACGGTCTTGCTAAAGAGCTTAGGCATGGTCCTCCGGAGTGGAGGCCTTCCTAGTTTTATTAGTGTCATTGTCCGCTCCTCAACATGGAAGTAATATATTAGTTCAAAACACATTCAGGGaactatttttcctttttttcttttgcagtttGTTTTGTCATCCTTATCACAATATTAATGGAAAATTTAAGTTTGATTGGAAAGATCTGGTGTTAGATACAGCGCTGGAAGAACTAACTGGTTAATAAGGCGTTATTCATTTGTGTATGGTAGCAAGTAGCCCTCTAGTACAGTGGTGGAAAGAAGTATTGTCCTTGCACCAGAGCGTGAGTTCAAACTTCATCAGCTCtctaatctaatatctaatctaacaaatctatcgtttgatcacaaaaaaaaaaaaaaaaaaaaaaaaaaaaaaaaaaaaaaaaatttgttcatgggaagtttttataatttaatctCGTGTGTAAACAGTCTTCATTCAAAGATTAATTTTACAAATTCTCATCCAAATTGAAGTTGTTTGGTCATTTGATTATTGTCATGAACATTTTATTGTTTATCCGCGACATTGTGCATGTCAGTTACAATTAGATACACTTTTTCAATAGGAGTGAATTTTTGTAGAGATATATGTGAAGGATGACCTCAAAGAATTATCAATGGTTATCTCGTGAACTAGTGTTGCGTGAAACCAAACGAGTGAGCGCCCATCACGGGGTGGCCTA is a genomic window containing:
- the LOC137716235 gene encoding 3',5'-bisphosphate nucleotidase AHL-like — its product is MEGGRYGEELDVAVRVVHMACALCQRLQEGLVSGGSGLVKSKDDDSPVTVADWSVQATVSWILSQFFGSQNVSIIAEEDVQTLSQADSAGLLEAVVNTVNECLAGAPKYGLKSPPKSLNTAQVLEAISRCNSEGGPKGRHWVLDPIDGTLGFVRGDQYAVALALIEDGKVVIGVLGCPNYPMKKELLSYHYQYHETMSRLSPPSEDMWERGCVMYARRGSGEAWMQPPIHGDKKFVWPNSARLVRVSSIDDPALATCCEPVEKANSDHSFTAGLAHSVGFRNQPLRVYSMVKYAAIARGDAELFMKFARTGYKEKIWDHAAGVVIVEEAGGVVTDAGGRPLDFSKGPYLEGLDRGIVVCSGPTLHEKIIDAVYASWDSSNL